A region of Flocculibacter collagenilyticus DNA encodes the following proteins:
- a CDS encoding DUF4442 domain-containing protein, giving the protein MIKKNPEVRPVMKAINKLGKIVNTVNRFSPKIRSKALSFLFSRTIKFAGTAGVRVQTLEEGQSVLHLANKKKVQNHIGSVHAAGTALLGESATGFLAGLHIPDSRIPLLKNMNIDYVKRSTGNLTAKATLSQEQVDYIRNTEKGEIDVPVIITDEVGVEPVKCTYTWAWVPKKRK; this is encoded by the coding sequence ATGATTAAAAAAAATCCAGAAGTCAGACCAGTAATGAAAGCAATTAATAAATTAGGCAAAATCGTTAATACCGTGAACCGATTCTCTCCGAAGATACGCAGTAAAGCGCTTTCTTTTTTATTTAGTAGAACAATCAAGTTTGCCGGTACAGCAGGCGTTCGCGTACAAACGCTTGAAGAAGGCCAATCAGTGTTGCATCTTGCTAATAAAAAGAAAGTGCAAAATCATATTGGCTCAGTTCATGCGGCGGGTACTGCTTTATTAGGCGAGTCTGCGACTGGCTTTTTGGCTGGTCTGCATATTCCAGATTCACGTATTCCTTTGTTGAAAAATATGAATATTGATTATGTAAAACGTTCAACGGGCAATTTAACCGCTAAAGCTACCTTAAGCCAAGAGCAAGTTGATTACATAAGAAATACTGAAAAGGGCGAAATCGATGTACCTGTTATCATTACGGATGAAGTGGGTGTTGAGCCAGTCAAGTGTACTTATACGTGGGCGTGGGTGCCCAAAAAGCGTAAGTAG
- a CDS encoding efflux RND transporter permease subunit, protein MDITKGAIKNPTAVGIMLAITLFIGLYCLTRLPVQLFPDIERPQISIQTFWRAASPQEIEAEIVEPQEDVLQGLPGLKNMGAWSNRGAAWINLEFNLETDMQKTLIDVISRMNRLPPLPRDATPPTIMLGGWGGGTPALTYFFMQKLPGTPGEITDYIDFIEDVVRPRLESLPGVARVSPQSGANSQQELQIVFDPFRANELGIDLTRVANLIGNANDVSGGSLDVGRRSYTVRFAGKYDIDQLDNMVLDWREGSPIKLGDIADISVGRSKIRDFSIQNGNPAISIRIDRENGANVLQTLALVKEKIDELNQSVLKDRGLTMVQSFDASVFIYRAINLVTSNLFLGILLAVGVLWLFLRQRQATMIIALTIPVSILSTFIVLGITGRSLNVISLAGLAFAAGMVLDAAIVVLENIVRYRQRTKDKEEAALKGTHQVWGALLASTATTIAIFIPVIFLKDVEGQLFADLALTIVIAVSISFLIAVTVLPAVSSRWIKSDNMEDRWLPVWQKMSNGLMRLTGTPVRRTLLIVGLITVPLSLTYFLMPKLDYLPPVKRDAVDAFFNLPAGANSAFVKEEVMDVVAKRLEPYMKGEKEPALKNYYILMWQNGGTIGIRAKDQSRVDELQEITQNEILKDLPDTRAFAQQGNLFGGFGGGRNVALHIQSADTNALTAAAKLGMELIPEILEGARVQPNGNLEPTEPELIIRPDDQRIMEVGLTRRDVGTLVRAAGDGLYVGEYFNGDKRLDIIFKAQPWQTPEELAAMPITTPVGETIQLGELVNIDRTVGPTTIQRIEKRRTVTLRINPPKNMTLQEVTQILQEKIEPQLINMLPPDGSINYGGSADSLKSAISNMVGNFAFALALLFILMAGLFKSLKDSLLVLVAVPLATVGGVLSLRLLNVFTFQSLDLLTMIGFIILLGLVVNNAILLVHQTRQGERKGIARQDAVHQALMLRLRPIFMSTLTSIFGMLPLLLMPGAGSVIYRGLAAVIVGGMCVSTLFTLVLLPSLLRLGEEKRTAEDDINLASKDDDFNAAIVTKQPITNQS, encoded by the coding sequence ATGGATATTACAAAAGGTGCAATTAAAAATCCTACCGCTGTGGGCATTATGCTGGCTATTACATTATTTATTGGCTTATATTGCTTAACACGTTTACCTGTTCAATTATTTCCAGATATTGAACGACCACAAATATCCATTCAAACTTTTTGGCGTGCCGCATCGCCACAAGAAATTGAAGCTGAAATTGTTGAACCTCAAGAAGATGTATTACAAGGTTTGCCCGGTTTAAAAAATATGGGCGCATGGTCTAATCGCGGTGCCGCGTGGATCAATTTAGAGTTTAATTTAGAAACCGATATGCAAAAAACATTAATAGATGTTATTTCGCGTATGAACCGATTGCCCCCGCTGCCACGAGATGCCACTCCTCCTACTATTATGCTTGGCGGATGGGGCGGTGGAACACCTGCATTAACATACTTCTTTATGCAAAAATTGCCCGGCACGCCTGGCGAAATAACTGACTATATTGATTTTATTGAAGATGTTGTCAGGCCGAGACTAGAGTCTTTGCCCGGTGTAGCAAGAGTTTCTCCTCAAAGTGGTGCAAATAGCCAACAAGAGCTTCAAATTGTTTTTGACCCATTTCGTGCTAATGAGCTGGGTATTGATTTAACCCGAGTTGCTAATTTAATTGGCAATGCGAATGATGTGTCAGGTGGTTCACTGGATGTGGGCAGGCGTAGCTATACAGTAAGGTTTGCTGGTAAATACGACATTGATCAATTAGATAACATGGTACTGGACTGGCGTGAAGGCAGTCCGATTAAGCTAGGTGATATTGCAGATATCAGCGTAGGGCGCTCTAAAATTAGGGATTTTAGTATCCAAAATGGTAATCCTGCTATTTCAATTCGGATTGACCGTGAAAACGGCGCAAACGTGCTACAAACGCTGGCGCTGGTAAAAGAAAAAATAGATGAGTTAAATCAATCGGTACTTAAAGATCGCGGTTTGACTATGGTGCAGTCATTTGATGCATCTGTCTTTATCTATCGGGCTATAAATTTAGTAACCAGTAACTTATTTTTAGGCATTTTACTAGCCGTAGGTGTGTTGTGGTTATTCTTACGACAACGTCAAGCTACGATGATTATTGCCCTAACCATTCCCGTATCTATTTTATCTACGTTTATTGTACTTGGTATTACAGGACGCTCGTTAAATGTTATTTCACTCGCTGGGCTGGCGTTTGCCGCCGGGATGGTGTTGGATGCTGCGATTGTGGTGCTCGAAAATATTGTACGTTACAGGCAACGCACTAAGGATAAGGAAGAGGCAGCCCTAAAAGGCACTCACCAGGTGTGGGGAGCGCTACTGGCATCTACTGCAACAACCATCGCGATTTTTATTCCTGTTATTTTCCTAAAAGACGTTGAAGGGCAGCTTTTTGCAGATTTAGCCTTAACTATTGTAATTGCGGTGTCTATTTCTTTCTTAATTGCGGTCACAGTGTTACCTGCAGTCAGCAGCAGGTGGATAAAAAGCGACAATATGGAAGACAGGTGGCTACCCGTATGGCAAAAAATGTCGAATGGACTAATGCGCTTAACCGGCACGCCAGTACGTAGAACATTGCTAATTGTGGGGTTGATTACTGTACCGTTATCACTGACTTACTTTTTAATGCCGAAGCTAGATTATTTACCGCCAGTAAAGCGCGATGCCGTAGACGCATTCTTTAATCTGCCAGCAGGTGCTAATTCGGCATTCGTGAAAGAAGAAGTGATGGATGTTGTTGCCAAGCGGTTAGAGCCATATATGAAAGGCGAAAAAGAACCTGCACTGAAAAATTACTATATTTTGATGTGGCAAAATGGTGGCACTATCGGGATCCGTGCAAAAGATCAAAGTCGTGTAGATGAGTTACAAGAAATCACCCAAAACGAAATTTTAAAAGACTTACCTGACACACGCGCTTTTGCCCAGCAAGGCAATTTATTTGGTGGTTTTGGTGGCGGTCGAAATGTAGCGCTACACATACAAAGCGCTGATACAAACGCTCTCACAGCAGCAGCAAAATTAGGCATGGAATTAATACCTGAGATTCTTGAAGGTGCACGAGTACAACCGAATGGCAATTTAGAGCCAACAGAGCCGGAGTTAATTATTCGACCAGATGATCAACGCATTATGGAAGTGGGCTTAACACGCCGTGATGTAGGTACACTGGTTCGCGCCGCTGGCGACGGTTTATATGTGGGCGAATATTTTAATGGTGATAAACGTTTAGATATTATTTTTAAAGCACAACCGTGGCAAACACCAGAAGAGTTGGCCGCTATGCCTATTACTACCCCCGTGGGAGAAACTATTCAGCTTGGCGAGCTAGTGAATATTGATCGCACGGTAGGGCCAACAACCATTCAACGAATTGAAAAACGCCGTACGGTAACACTACGAATCAATCCACCTAAAAACATGACGCTTCAAGAAGTGACACAAATTCTACAGGAAAAAATTGAGCCGCAACTGATTAATATGCTGCCACCAGATGGGTCGATTAATTACGGTGGCAGTGCTGATAGTTTAAAAAGTGCAATTAGCAATATGGTGGGTAATTTTGCCTTTGCATTAGCGCTACTTTTTATTTTGATGGCAGGTTTGTTTAAGTCGTTAAAAGACAGTCTATTAGTGCTGGTGGCTGTGCCGCTTGCCACTGTTGGTGGTGTGTTATCTTTACGATTGTTGAATGTGTTTACTTTTCAATCTCTCGATTTATTAACCATGATCGGCTTTATTATATTACTTGGTTTAGTGGTAAATAATGCGATTTTGCTGGTACATCAAACTCGCCAAGGAGAGCGTAAAGGTATTGCTCGACAGGATGCCGTGCACCAAGCTCTAATGCTAAGGCTTCGTCCAATTTTTATGAGCACATTAACCAGTATATTTGGCATGCTACCACTGTTGCTCATGCCTGGCGCAGGCAGTGTTATTTATCGTGGCTTAGCCGCTGTTATTGTAGGCGGAATGTGCGTAAGTACATTATTCACCCTAGTACTGTTGCCTAGTTTACTACGATTAGGTGAAGAAAAGCGTACTGCGGAAGACGATATTAATTTGGCGTCAAAAGACGATGATTTTAATGCCGCAATAGTGACTAAGCAGCCAATTACAAATCAAAGCTAG
- a CDS encoding NAD(P)/FAD-dependent oxidoreductase, protein MKVAIIGAGMSGLTTAQQLNALGYTVDVYDKARGAGGRLTTKRLEWGRSDIGAQYFTVRDERFAEQVKQWQLAGVAAEWLFTPYAVNNGVLESSEDNQTRYIFTPSMGAFTSAFSSDIVPRFSTRIVALHKEMQHWYLSDDTGHSWGGYDWVVSTLPAEQSCSLFTRSSGNFDQVLAKIPAQVHQPCWALTLATTGWVEPEIQGIFGDDVVSWVSRQSAKPFLSAPEGAEDLWMLHFSAEWSKRFSKQQTPNAKDIVLQQGLEWFQRLLGKNLFVQHHHQHFWRFAKVAPHITENNERIGNLVDMEQRIAVIGDWCYGGRIEGAFCSASDLTTKFFS, encoded by the coding sequence TTGAAAGTTGCAATTATTGGTGCGGGTATGTCAGGCTTGACGACAGCACAACAGTTAAATGCATTGGGTTATACCGTTGATGTGTATGATAAGGCCAGAGGGGCGGGTGGACGTTTAACGACTAAGCGCCTCGAGTGGGGGCGCTCGGATATTGGCGCACAATATTTCACGGTTCGTGACGAGCGCTTTGCTGAGCAAGTTAAGCAATGGCAACTTGCAGGCGTTGCGGCTGAGTGGCTTTTTACTCCTTATGCGGTTAATAACGGTGTACTTGAGTCTTCTGAAGATAATCAAACGCGTTATATTTTTACCCCAAGTATGGGAGCGTTCACTAGTGCTTTTTCAAGTGACATTGTGCCCAGATTTAGCACACGTATTGTGGCGTTACATAAAGAAATGCAGCATTGGTATTTGAGTGATGATACAGGACATAGTTGGGGAGGATATGACTGGGTTGTCAGTACGCTACCAGCGGAACAAAGCTGTAGCTTGTTTACTCGCTCTTCCGGCAACTTTGATCAGGTGCTAGCAAAGATTCCTGCTCAGGTTCATCAACCCTGTTGGGCGCTAACTTTAGCGACTACAGGCTGGGTGGAACCAGAAATTCAAGGTATTTTTGGTGATGACGTGGTTAGCTGGGTGTCACGGCAATCAGCTAAGCCTTTTTTATCTGCACCTGAAGGGGCTGAGGACTTATGGATGTTGCATTTTTCAGCGGAGTGGTCGAAACGGTTTAGTAAGCAACAAACCCCTAATGCTAAAGACATTGTTCTTCAGCAAGGCTTGGAGTGGTTTCAGCGCTTACTAGGTAAAAACTTGTTCGTTCAACATCATCACCAACACTTTTGGCGCTTTGCAAAAGTTGCTCCACATATTACTGAGAATAATGAGCGCATCGGTAATTTGGTTGATATGGAACAACGGATAGCCGTGATTGGTGACTGGTGTTATGGCGGGCGCATTGAAGGAGCATTTTGTTCTGCTAGTGATTTAACAACTAAATTCTTTTCATGA
- the orn gene encoding oligoribonuclease: MSFNETNLVWLDLEMTGLEPADDHVLEVATIVTDSDLNILSEGPVIAIHQPDEILDNMDEWCINQHGKSGLTERCRKSTVDAAQASKITIDFLKDYVPAGVSPMCGNSICQDRRFMHIHMRELEDFFHYRNLDVSTVKELARRWRPDIIQSIQKKGVHLALEDIRESIQELQLYRQHFFNMKA, encoded by the coding sequence ATGTCTTTTAATGAAACAAATTTAGTGTGGTTAGACTTAGAAATGACAGGGCTAGAACCTGCCGATGATCATGTTTTAGAAGTTGCCACAATCGTTACAGACAGCGATCTTAATATTTTGTCTGAAGGGCCTGTGATTGCCATCCACCAACCGGATGAAATTCTGGATAATATGGATGAGTGGTGTATCAATCAGCATGGTAAATCGGGATTAACTGAGCGTTGTCGCAAAAGCACTGTTGATGCGGCGCAAGCAAGTAAAATTACAATCGACTTTTTGAAAGACTACGTTCCAGCTGGCGTATCGCCAATGTGTGGAAATAGCATCTGCCAAGATCGTCGTTTTATGCATATTCACATGCGAGAGTTAGAGGACTTTTTTCATTACCGCAATTTAGATGTGAGTACGGTTAAAGAATTAGCTAGACGGTGGCGACCAGATATTATTCAGTCTATTCAGAAGAAAGGTGTACATTTAGCCCTTGAAGATATTAGAGAGTCGATTCAAGAGTTACAGCTTTACCGTCAACACTTCTTTAATATGAAAGCCTAG
- a CDS encoding DUF3081 domain-containing protein, protein MQNPIDVQQVLRVFDKVTQRGERKEGSYYLDGITATQAEDGYTITLSDANVTLSLFFHNKYNFDYADNAAFDRFIKRVKHIDKEY, encoded by the coding sequence ATGCAAAACCCAATAGATGTACAGCAAGTATTAAGAGTGTTCGATAAGGTTACCCAGCGCGGTGAGCGAAAAGAAGGAAGTTATTATTTAGATGGAATAACAGCTACTCAAGCTGAAGATGGCTACACGATTACCTTATCGGATGCCAATGTTACGCTAAGTTTATTCTTCCATAATAAATATAATTTTGATTATGCCGACAATGCGGCATTTGACCGCTTTATTAAGCGTGTAAAACATATTGATAAAGAATACTAA
- the rsgA gene encoding small ribosomal subunit biogenesis GTPase RsgA — protein sequence MAKRQKLTKGQSRRIKANLKKRISGTDNSASNAKEWQSDNLGPALEGTVISRFGQHADIEDQDGNVLRCNIRRAIDSLVAGDNVVWRRAKVTDGDLAGVVEAVHERRSELKRPDYYDGLKTVAANLDQIVIVSAVLPIFTPSIIDRYLVAVEDAELPPILLLNKIDLLDEKTKQEIDEVVAIYREIGYQFHYVSTKSAEGLKELQSLLNNKASIFVGQSGVGKSSLVNSLLPGAEILVNDVSDVSGLGQHTTTVSRLHHFESGGDLIDSPGIRDFGLWHIAADRVAWCFKEFRPFLGGCKFRDCKHLNDPGCLIKEAVEDGKISTIRFESFHRILESMEQNKPSYS from the coding sequence GTGGCAAAACGACAGAAATTAACAAAAGGTCAGTCTCGTCGCATTAAGGCGAATCTGAAAAAACGCATTTCAGGCACAGATAATTCGGCCTCAAATGCGAAAGAATGGCAGTCAGATAATTTAGGCCCAGCGCTTGAAGGTACTGTAATTAGCCGCTTTGGGCAACATGCTGACATTGAAGATCAAGACGGCAACGTGTTGCGATGTAATATTCGTCGCGCGATTGATAGCTTAGTTGCCGGAGACAACGTGGTATGGCGAAGAGCAAAAGTTACCGACGGCGATTTAGCAGGCGTTGTTGAGGCGGTTCATGAACGTCGCTCTGAATTAAAACGTCCTGATTATTATGATGGCTTAAAAACCGTAGCCGCAAACCTTGACCAAATCGTCATAGTGTCGGCAGTGCTTCCTATTTTCACACCCAGTATTATCGACCGCTATTTAGTTGCCGTTGAAGATGCAGAGTTACCACCTATTCTACTGCTTAATAAGATTGATTTACTGGACGAAAAAACCAAACAAGAAATAGATGAAGTGGTCGCTATTTACCGCGAAATTGGTTATCAGTTCCATTATGTCTCAACAAAATCTGCTGAAGGTCTTAAGGAATTACAAAGTTTACTGAACAATAAAGCCAGTATATTTGTTGGCCAGTCAGGCGTAGGCAAGTCATCACTCGTCAACAGTTTATTGCCGGGTGCTGAAATTCTAGTTAACGACGTGTCAGATGTAAGTGGTTTAGGGCAACACACTACCACAGTGTCACGACTGCATCATTTTGAGTCTGGCGGCGACTTAATCGACTCGCCCGGGATCCGAGATTTTGGCTTATGGCATATTGCCGCAGATAGAGTGGCTTGGTGCTTTAAAGAGTTCAGACCATTTCTCGGCGGCTGTAAATTTAGAGACTGCAAACATTTAAATGACCCTGGCTGCTTAATAAAAGAAGCTGTCGAGGATGGAAAAATTTCCACTATTCGATTTGAGAGCTTCCACCGTATTTTAGAAAGCATGGAACAGAACAAGCCGTCATACAGCTAA